One Nostoc sp. UHCC 0302 DNA window includes the following coding sequences:
- a CDS encoding 2Fe-2S iron-sulfur cluster-binding protein yields MGVSYQVRLFNEAEDIDQTVAVQDDRYILETAEEAGIDLPYSCRQGVCSTCTTKLIEDAVDQSERSSLSEEQMAEGYVLICVAYPKADCVLETHKEEELFD; encoded by the coding sequence ATGGGAGTTAGTTACCAAGTCAGGCTGTTTAATGAAGCCGAAGACATTGATCAAACCGTTGCAGTTCAAGATGATCGCTACATTCTGGAAACGGCGGAAGAAGCAGGAATAGATTTGCCCTACTCCTGTCGGCAGGGTGTGTGTTCTACTTGTACGACAAAACTGATTGAAGACGCAGTTGACCAATCCGAACGATCTTCTCTCAGTGAAGAGCAGATGGCTGAAGGGTATGTGCTCATTTGCGTTGCTTATCCCAAAGCAGATTGTGTGTTAGAGACGCACAAAGAAGAGGAGTTGTTTGATTGA
- a CDS encoding alpha/beta hydrolase has product MTVQAKPQRLNILEVANDPRLSQGTKAFLKELNSAGVALETLTPLEARQVLVDAQASVQVDLSGIDESEKTIIADGYAITLNIVRPAGVKGTLPVFMFIHGGGWVLVDYPTHRRMVRDLVVLSEFAAVFVNYTRTPDANYPQAINEIYAATKWVAEHGEEIGVDGKNLAIVGNSVGGNMSTVTTLIAKEKGSPHIKLQILMWPIVDANFETESYHQFGDKRFLTTPLMKWMYDMYIANPEKRKDIYASPLQATVEQLKGLPPTLIQVAESDILRDEGEA; this is encoded by the coding sequence ATGACTGTTCAAGCAAAACCACAAAGGCTAAACATTTTGGAAGTTGCAAATGATCCACGTCTTTCTCAGGGCACAAAAGCATTCTTGAAGGAGTTAAATTCAGCCGGTGTGGCGTTAGAAACACTCACTCCACTCGAAGCCCGGCAAGTCCTCGTGGATGCTCAAGCTTCTGTTCAAGTTGATCTTTCAGGCATTGATGAGTCTGAGAAAACGATTATTGCTGATGGTTATGCAATTACGCTCAACATCGTGCGACCTGCGGGTGTCAAAGGTACATTGCCCGTTTTCATGTTTATTCATGGGGGTGGATGGGTCTTGGTTGATTATCCAACCCACAGGCGTATGGTTCGCGATCTCGTTGTACTTTCAGAGTTTGCGGCTGTCTTTGTCAACTACACCCGCACGCCAGACGCGAACTATCCCCAGGCAATTAATGAAATCTATGCCGCCACAAAATGGGTTGCCGAGCATGGTGAGGAGATTGGAGTGGATGGCAAAAACCTGGCGATCGTTGGCAACAGTGTCGGAGGCAATATGTCAACGGTAACGACGTTAATTGCGAAAGAAAAGGGCAGTCCACACATCAAGCTGCAAATCCTGATGTGGCCGATCGTCGATGCAAATTTTGAAACGGAGTCTTATCACCAATTTGGCGATAAACGGTTTCTCACAACGCCGTTGATGAAGTGGATGTATGACATGTACATCGCTAATCCAGAAAAACGCAAAGACATTTATGCCTCTCCCTTGCAGGCTACAGTTGAGCAACTCAAAGGATTGCCCCCGACGTTAATTCAAGTTGCAGAAAGCGATATCTTGCGGGATGAAGGTGAAGCCTAG
- a CDS encoding cupin domain-containing protein yields MPISLTLVFDHALPNVPGKSMKGVLVEYAPGDSSPAHTHPSSAFIYTTVLEGAIRSKINDNPEQVYHAGESFFEVPGNHHLVSANASDTQPMRMLAVFVVDTDATKLVTPDK; encoded by the coding sequence GTGCCGATTAGCTTAACACTGGTCTTTGATCATGCCCTTCCCAATGTGCCCGGCAAGAGCATGAAAGGCGTGCTAGTCGAATATGCGCCCGGTGACTCATCGCCTGCTCACACCCATCCAAGCTCGGCTTTCATCTATACAACGGTTCTGGAGGGCGCGATTCGTAGCAAAATCAATGACAATCCGGAACAGGTGTATCACGCAGGTGAGAGTTTTTTTGAAGTACCTGGCAATCATCATCTTGTCAGCGCAAATGCCAGTGATACTCAACCCATGCGGATGCTAGCTGTCTTTGTCGTCGATACCGATGCAACGAAACTGGTCACACCCGACAAATAG